A stretch of Triticum aestivum cultivar Chinese Spring chromosome 1D, IWGSC CS RefSeq v2.1, whole genome shotgun sequence DNA encodes these proteins:
- the LOC123180472 gene encoding uncharacterized protein isoform X2: MLRIDIGTPITTIMQNLKKKYEVEISTHMAYRARKQALKVVQGDQRGQYTRIRDYLQAVLDTNPGSRCVVTTKHLPQHPSKNPRFHGLFYCLNACKEGFLNGCRPFIGVDGCFIKLSTGQQILAATGRDGNNNIYPIAFGVVDKEDTDSWTWFLTQLKDALGGESGKFGYYTIISDRQKGLLNAVNHVFPNCPQRFCLRHIYQNFQTAGFRGDELKKHMDAASYSYTKNEHLVAMNDLKSECKAAWAWLNKVPVHTWARHAMDFTCKTDLVVNNISEVFNKMILDVRGKPIKTMLEGIRTKLMVKFNTNRTKTETANWEICPTYAEMLEEAKYNSRWCQSLMAGPNIYQVSVVEITPT; encoded by the exons ATGCTGAGAATTGATATTGGCACACCAATCACCACAATAATGCAGaatttgaagaagaaatatgaaGTAGAGATCTCAACCCATATGGCCTATAGGGCTAGGAAACAAGCATTGAAGGTTGTCCAAGGAGACCAGAGAGGTCAATACACTAGGATTAGAGATTATTTGCAGGCTGTTTTGGACACAAACCCAGGAAGTAGATGTGTTGTGACCACTAAGCATTTGCCACAGCACCCAAGCAAGAACCCAAGGTTCCATGGCCTGTTCTACTGTCTTAATGCTTGCAAAGAAGGGTTTTTAAATGGATGTAGGCCATTCATAG GGGTAGATGGTTGTTTTATCAAGCTGTCAACAGGTCAGCAGATCCTTGCTGCAACAGGAAGGGATGGAAACAACAACATATACCCTATAGCATTTGGAGTTGTTGACAAAGAGGACACAGACAGCTGGACCTGGTTCTTAACACAACTGAAAGATGCACTTGGTGGAGAAAGTGGAAAGTTTGGGTATTATACTATCATTTCTGATAGGCAGAAG GGCCTTTTAAATGCAGTAAACCATGTTTTTCCCAATTGTCCACAAAGATTCTGCCTTAGACACATTTATCAGAATTTCCAAACTGCTGGTTTTAGAGGTGATGAGTTAAAGAAACACATGGATGCAGCTAGCTACTCTTATACTAAGAATGAACACCTAGTTGCAATGAATGATTTGAAAAGCGAGTGTAAGGCAGCTTGGGCATGGCTTAATAAAGTACCAGTTCATACATGGGCTAGACATGCAATGGATTTTACATGCAAGACTGACCTAGTTGTGAACAACATCAGTGAGGTGTTTAACAAAATGATCCTAGATGTTAGAGGGAAGCCAATAAAGACCATGCTGGAAGGAATTAGGACTAAATTGATGGTCAAATTTAACACCAATAGAACTAAGACAGAGACAGCAAATTGGGAGATTTGCCCAACATATGCAGAGATGTTAGAGGAGGCAAAGTACAACTCAAGGTGGTGCCAATCTTTGATGGCTGGTCCTAACATTTACCAAGTTAGTGTAGTGGAGATAACACCTACTTAG